The following proteins are co-located in the Bos indicus isolate NIAB-ARS_2022 breed Sahiwal x Tharparkar chromosome 8, NIAB-ARS_B.indTharparkar_mat_pri_1.0, whole genome shotgun sequence genome:
- the NUDT2 gene encoding bis(5'-nucleosyl)-tetraphosphatase [asymmetrical] isoform X1 has protein sequence MALRACGLIIFRRRLIPKVDNTAIEFLLLQASDGIHHWTPPKGHVEPGESDLETALRETQEEAGIEAGQLTIIEGFRRELSYVARAKPKIVVYWLAEVKDCDVEVCLSREHQAYRWLELEDACQLAQFEEMKAALQEGHQFLCSTAT, from the exons ATGGCCCTGAGAGCATGTGGCTTGATCATCTTCCGAAGACGCCTCATCCCCAAGGTGGACAACACTGCCATTGAGTTTCTACTGCTACAAGCATCAGATGGCATTCATCACTGGACTCCTCCCAAAG GCCATGTGGAACCAGGAGAAAGTGACTTGGAAACAGCCCTTCGGGAGACCCAGGAGGAAGCAGGCATAGAAGCAGGCCAGCTGACCATCATTGAGGGCTTCAGAAGGGAGCTCAGTTACGTAGCCAGAGCGAAGCCTAAAATCGTCGTCTACTGGCTGGCGGAGGTAAAGGACTGCGATGTGGAGGTCTGCCTCTCCCGCGAGCACCAAGCCTACCGCTGGCTGGAGCTGGAGGATGCCTGCCAGTTGGCTCAGTTTGAGGAGATGAAGGCTGCACTCCAAGAAGGACACCAGTTTCTCTGCTCCACAGCGACCTGA
- the NUDT2 gene encoding bis(5'-nucleosyl)-tetraphosphatase [asymmetrical] isoform X2 yields the protein MALRACGLIIFRRRLIPKVDNTAIEFLLLQASDGHVEPGESDLETALRETQEEAGIEAGQLTIIEGFRRELSYVARAKPKIVVYWLAEVKDCDVEVCLSREHQAYRWLELEDACQLAQFEEMKAALQEGHQFLCSTAT from the exons ATGGCCCTGAGAGCATGTGGCTTGATCATCTTCCGAAGACGCCTCATCCCCAAGGTGGACAACACTGCCATTGAGTTTCTACTGCTACAAGCATCAGATG GCCATGTGGAACCAGGAGAAAGTGACTTGGAAACAGCCCTTCGGGAGACCCAGGAGGAAGCAGGCATAGAAGCAGGCCAGCTGACCATCATTGAGGGCTTCAGAAGGGAGCTCAGTTACGTAGCCAGAGCGAAGCCTAAAATCGTCGTCTACTGGCTGGCGGAGGTAAAGGACTGCGATGTGGAGGTCTGCCTCTCCCGCGAGCACCAAGCCTACCGCTGGCTGGAGCTGGAGGATGCCTGCCAGTTGGCTCAGTTTGAGGAGATGAAGGCTGCACTCCAAGAAGGACACCAGTTTCTCTGCTCCACAGCGACCTGA